A stretch of the Desulforegula conservatrix Mb1Pa genome encodes the following:
- a CDS encoding AAA family ATPase produces the protein MTRHTLKNKFSGASKYVLDEELAKIVNISMALEMPLLLKGEPGTGKTMLAHAITESLGMPLIILNVKSSMKLIEALYQYDTLTRLNDSRFGDSGKDVSNIENYIRMGKIGQSFTMDERCVLLIDEIDKADTDFQDDMLDVLDQMQFDILETDRTVRAQHRPVIIITSNAKKDLSDPFLGRCNFHHIAFPDPKMMRNIIDVHFPKMDETLAENAISTFYKLRELDGIEKKPATRELINWIRALSADPDFKAKDLVKGEVPFLGILFKKSPDYTRVTAAVSRRKF, from the coding sequence ATGACAAGACACACACTTAAAAATAAATTTTCAGGCGCAAGCAAATATGTTCTTGATGAAGAACTCGCAAAAATAGTCAATATATCCATGGCTCTGGAGATGCCGCTCCTTCTCAAGGGCGAGCCCGGAACAGGCAAGACCATGCTTGCCCATGCCATAACCGAGAGTCTTGGCATGCCCCTTATCATACTTAATGTAAAATCCAGCATGAAGCTGATCGAGGCCCTTTATCAGTATGATACCCTTACGCGCCTCAATGACAGCCGCTTTGGGGACTCAGGGAAAGATGTCAGCAATATAGAAAACTATATAAGGATGGGAAAGATCGGTCAGTCCTTTACCATGGATGAAAGATGCGTGCTTCTGATTGACGAGATAGACAAGGCTGACACTGATTTTCAGGATGACATGCTTGATGTTCTTGACCAGATGCAGTTTGACATTCTTGAAACAGACCGAACAGTCCGCGCCCAGCACAGGCCTGTCATAATAATCACTTCGAATGCCAAGAAAGACCTCTCAGATCCGTTTTTGGGACGCTGCAATTTCCATCATATTGCCTTTCCTGATCCAAAGATGATGAGAAACATCATAGATGTCCATTTCCCCAAGATGGACGAGACCCTGGCTGAGAATGCCATCAGCACTTTTTACAAGCTGCGTGAGCTTGACGGAATAGAAAAAAAACCTGCTACGCGCGAGCTTATTAACTGGATAAGAGCTCTCAGTGCTGATCCTGATTTCAAGGCAAAGGATCTTGTTAAAGGTGAAGTTCCTTTTCTTGGAATTCTTTTCAAGAAGAGTCCTGATTATACGAGGGTTACTGCGGCTGTTTCAAGACGCAAATTCTAA
- the tatA gene encoding twin-arginine translocase TatA/TatE family subunit, with protein MAGLGIPELLVILVIVLVVFGAGKLPEIGKSLGQSIKNFKNAAKEEDKAKQEDSEDSK; from the coding sequence ATGGCCGGATTGGGCATTCCAGAACTTTTAGTAATACTTGTTATTGTCCTTGTCGTATTCGGAGCTGGAAAGCTTCCTGAAATAGGCAAAAGCCTCGGGCAAAGCATCAAAAATTTCAAGAACGCAGCCAAGGAAGAAGATAAAGCCAAGCAGGAAGATTCGGAAGATAGCAAATAA
- a CDS encoding TetR/AcrR family transcriptional regulator produces MIKKSRKEREYELKKAEIIKAAEKVFAAGGYHGTTMAQISQASEYPLGTIYKFFSGKEQIYHDLVFTKGLELGDILIDITKNRDIQPSLRLMDSLRACAKFCQGNQNFIRIYVSERSNIDGALTPSLNKKINKLHDRLIALFQELFEEGIEKKEFKPYSAHQMAVMFTGIMTSIAWFWLTEEAGEPDALDAFIKTVLDIFTHGISSDNNL; encoded by the coding sequence GTGATAAAGAAGTCCCGCAAAGAAAGAGAATACGAGCTGAAAAAGGCCGAAATAATCAAGGCCGCTGAGAAAGTCTTCGCAGCCGGAGGATATCACGGAACAACAATGGCCCAGATAAGCCAGGCTTCCGAATATCCGCTCGGAACAATATACAAATTCTTTTCAGGCAAAGAACAGATCTACCATGATCTTGTTTTCACCAAAGGGCTGGAACTCGGAGATATCCTGATTGACATAACAAAGAACCGGGACATTCAGCCAAGCCTGAGACTCATGGACAGCCTCAGGGCATGTGCAAAATTCTGCCAGGGCAACCAGAATTTCATCCGTATATATGTGTCTGAAAGAAGCAATATTGATGGAGCCCTTACCCCAAGTCTGAACAAAAAAATCAACAAACTCCATGACAGACTAATAGCTCTTTTCCAGGAGCTCTTTGAAGAAGGCATAGAAAAAAAAGAATTCAAGCCATATTCAGCTCACCAGATGGCGGTCATGTTCACAGGAATAATGACCTCCATTGCCTGGTTCTGGCTTACCGAGGAAGCTGGCGAACCGGATGCGCTGGACGCCTTCATTAAAACAGTGCTCGATATATTCACCCACGGAATAAGTTCTGACAATAATTTGTAA
- a CDS encoding acyl-CoA dehydrogenase encodes MAQQIADRRDQDFVLHEMFEASQISKHEDYAAFNKKTMDMTLTAAREFAIKEILPTMVPGDKEGVTLENGQVKVPPSFHKPYKKYCEGEWVAMCDDPEYGGQGMPHVLAMACGEMFTGANCAFLMYPGLTHGCGNIIASVGSEKQKELYLKKLYTGEWGGTMCLTEANAGSDVGALESVATLNADGTYNIVGNKIFISGGDSDMVPNVIHPVLARIIEPDGSSVPGTPGISLFIVPKLWVNDDGSIGEDNDVTITGVEHKMGIHGNATCSIAFGSKGKCRGYLIGDKNKGMRTMFLMMNEARQGVALQGHGFATHSYMNAVNYAKERKQGPDLIKAVLEKNITPVPIIQHPDVRRNLLMMKTYVEGMRSLIYYLGWCFDMVNTAANEDDKAKWNGLIEIITPIAKAYCTDKGCEVARTGIQIYGGYGFIEEYPQAQLLRDCIITAIYEGTNGIQAMDLLGRKLGMKKGKPLMDLLGEVNKTIAAAKAAGLEDMAEKVQKAVNKFGEVAMTLGGAAMSEKVLSAFANATPFCEVAGDVIMSWLHLWRASVAQPKIEKASKKDKAYYEGQVIGARFFIEHMLPTAMGKMIGTMAVSTAAMDMPEDAFIG; translated from the coding sequence ATGGCACAGCAGATCGCTGACCGCAGGGACCAGGACTTCGTTCTCCATGAAATGTTCGAAGCATCACAGATTTCAAAGCATGAAGACTATGCTGCTTTCAACAAAAAAACCATGGACATGACTCTTACAGCAGCAAGAGAGTTCGCAATCAAGGAAATCCTTCCCACCATGGTACCTGGTGACAAAGAAGGCGTTACACTTGAAAATGGCCAGGTAAAAGTTCCACCTTCATTCCACAAGCCTTACAAAAAATACTGCGAAGGTGAGTGGGTAGCAATGTGTGATGATCCTGAGTACGGCGGACAGGGCATGCCACACGTTCTTGCAATGGCTTGCGGTGAAATGTTCACCGGCGCAAACTGCGCATTCCTCATGTACCCAGGCCTTACACACGGTTGCGGCAACATCATCGCAAGCGTAGGTTCTGAAAAGCAGAAGGAACTCTATCTCAAGAAACTTTACACCGGCGAGTGGGGCGGCACAATGTGTCTCACCGAAGCAAACGCAGGTTCTGACGTTGGTGCTCTTGAGTCAGTAGCTACCCTCAATGCAGACGGAACATACAACATCGTTGGTAACAAGATTTTCATCTCCGGCGGTGACTCTGATATGGTTCCAAACGTAATTCATCCTGTTCTTGCTCGTATCATCGAGCCAGACGGATCAAGCGTTCCTGGTACTCCTGGTATTTCTCTCTTCATCGTTCCAAAGCTCTGGGTAAACGATGACGGTTCAATCGGTGAAGACAATGACGTAACAATCACCGGTGTTGAACACAAAATGGGTATCCATGGCAACGCTACCTGTTCAATCGCTTTCGGAAGCAAGGGCAAATGCCGCGGCTACCTCATCGGCGACAAGAACAAGGGCATGAGAACCATGTTCCTCATGATGAATGAAGCGCGTCAGGGCGTTGCTCTTCAGGGTCATGGCTTTGCTACCCATTCTTACATGAATGCGGTTAACTACGCTAAAGAGCGTAAGCAGGGTCCGGATCTTATCAAGGCAGTTCTTGAAAAGAACATCACCCCAGTGCCAATAATCCAGCATCCGGACGTTCGTCGTAACCTTCTTATGATGAAGACCTATGTTGAAGGTATGCGCTCTCTTATCTACTATCTCGGCTGGTGCTTTGACATGGTTAACACCGCAGCCAATGAAGATGACAAGGCGAAGTGGAACGGTCTTATCGAAATCATCACTCCTATCGCAAAAGCGTACTGCACCGATAAGGGCTGTGAAGTTGCAAGAACCGGTATCCAGATCTACGGTGGTTACGGTTTCATCGAAGAATATCCTCAGGCTCAGCTCCTTCGTGACTGTATCATCACAGCAATCTACGAAGGTACCAACGGCATCCAGGCTATGGACCTTCTTGGTCGTAAGCTCGGCATGAAGAAGGGCAAGCCTCTCATGGATCTTCTTGGCGAAGTAAACAAGACCATCGCTGCTGCTAAGGCTGCTGGCCTTGAAGATATGGCTGAAAAAGTTCAGAAAGCAGTTAACAAGTTTGGTGAAGTTGCAATGACCCTTGGTGGCGCTGCAATGAGCGAAAAAGTTCTTTCTGCTTTCGCTAACGCTACTCCTTTCTGTGAAGTAGCCGGTGACGTTATTATGTCATGGCTCCATCTCTGGAGAGCATCAGTTGCTCAGCCTAAGATCGAAAAAGCTTCCAAGAAAGATAAGGCATACTACGAAGGTCAGGTTATCGGCGCTCGTTTCTTCATTGAGCACATGCTTCCAACAGCAATGGGCAAAATGATCGGAACCATGGCAGTTTCTACAGCAGCTATGGATATGCCTGAAGATGCATTCATCGGCTAA
- a CDS encoding DUF1571 domain-containing protein, whose product MFFFAMLTAVGSASADETAKGLDLFNKAVLSFETVNDYTCTFHKKEMVNGEIITSKSDLKVKKPFSIFYKEFVGSNKDIACVYIEGQNDNMMATRNTGILGLVTVSLDPTGFVAMKGNRHPITHIGIGYILSSASKDIARARKNKDAVFTYEGVSEIYGRKAHQIKTVYPENKGYYAHIVQLWYDDETGLPLKISMLDWKNEFMEEYGYENLKINVGLTDKDFSI is encoded by the coding sequence ATGTTTTTTTTTGCTATGTTGACTGCTGTCGGTTCTGCAAGTGCGGACGAAACGGCAAAGGGTTTAGATTTATTCAACAAGGCAGTGCTTTCGTTTGAAACAGTTAATGACTACACATGCACATTCCATAAAAAAGAAATGGTCAATGGAGAGATAATAACTTCAAAATCTGATCTGAAAGTAAAAAAACCGTTTTCCATATTCTATAAAGAATTTGTCGGATCGAACAAGGACATAGCCTGTGTATATATCGAAGGCCAGAATGACAATATGATGGCAACAAGAAATACGGGTATTCTGGGTCTTGTGACCGTAAGCCTTGATCCCACAGGCTTCGTGGCAATGAAAGGCAACAGACATCCAATTACTCATATTGGTATTGGGTACATCCTTTCATCTGCGTCAAAAGATATTGCAAGGGCCAGAAAAAACAAAGATGCTGTATTTACATATGAAGGCGTATCTGAAATTTATGGAAGAAAAGCCCATCAGATCAAGACCGTATACCCTGAAAATAAAGGGTATTACGCTCATATAGTTCAGCTGTGGTATGATGACGAAACAGGACTTCCTCTTAAAATATCGATGCTTGACTGGAAAAATGAATTTATGGAGGAATACGGCTATGAGAATCTCAAGATCAACGTGGGCCTGACTGACAAGGATTTCAGCATTTAA